In Methanobacterium sp., a single window of DNA contains:
- a CDS encoding CBS domain-containing protein, with protein MEVKEIMVEEVETIGEKENLEIALKKTVKEGECGSLIVEKDGEVVGIITTWDILAAIGENDDLKNVEVQDAMETHLVTVHTDTSVEQAAREMVEHGIWRLPVEEAGQIVGIVSATDILLDRSRKIM; from the coding sequence ATGGAAGTTAAAGAAATTATGGTGGAAGAGGTTGAAACTATAGGTGAAAAAGAAAATTTAGAAATCGCTTTAAAAAAAACAGTGAAGGAAGGTGAATGTGGAAGCTTAATAGTAGAAAAGGATGGGGAAGTTGTTGGAATAATCACTACATGGGACATTTTAGCGGCAATAGGCGAGAATGACGATCTAAAAAACGTTGAAGTCCAGGATGCTATGGAAACCCACCTTGTAACAGTTCATACTGATACTTCTGTAGAACAAGCAGCCAGAGAAATGGTGGAACACGGTATCTGGAGATTACCTGTGGAAGAAGCTGGACAAATTGTAGGAATTGTCAGTGCTACAGATATTTTATTAGATAGATCACGAAAAATAATGTAA
- a CDS encoding histidine kinase dimerization/phosphoacceptor domain -containing protein: MENKQINVLVIEDNLADTALIREMLKESQNTRFKLYNARKLQEGLEIINENSIQVLLLDLNLPDSKGIETFYKASESVSEIPIIILSGFDDEDTAIKAVKGEAQDYLIKGNVESSLLVRSICYAIERKANEIELLKYSDHLEELVEQRTLELKNSNIQLKKEIEERKNAEEEIRTSLLEKKVLLEEIHKRVENNLETISNLMGLECSNAVDKEPVEIYQESQNRVKAIALIHEQLSRSEDFGIVDFSKYAQDIVDYLFNIYAVDPDQIEVSISANGILLDIDTAVPCGLIINELVTNSIKHAFPMTLNSLGENEPSFKDLIEKNGKYMYDYPEKACKIDINLSLNQNIYILEVKDNGIGLPGDFDIIYPKTTGMQMVNALVRQLDGLIDLENDHGAEFKISFREFNI; encoded by the coding sequence ATGGAAAATAAACAAATCAATGTTCTTGTTATAGAAGATAACCTTGCAGACACGGCTTTAATAAGAGAAATGTTAAAAGAATCACAAAATACAAGATTTAAGCTTTACAATGCACGAAAACTGCAAGAAGGCTTGGAAATTATTAATGAAAATTCAATTCAAGTACTTTTACTTGATCTAAACTTACCAGATAGTAAAGGAATTGAAACGTTCTATAAAGCCAGCGAATCAGTTTCAGAAATACCAATTATAATATTAAGTGGTTTCGATGATGAAGATACTGCAATTAAAGCAGTGAAAGGAGAAGCTCAGGATTATTTAATTAAGGGAAATGTTGAAAGCAGTCTATTAGTCCGATCTATTTGTTATGCAATTGAGCGTAAGGCAAATGAAATAGAGTTATTAAAATATAGCGATCACCTGGAAGAACTGGTAGAACAGAGAACTCTGGAATTAAAAAATTCTAATATTCAGCTTAAAAAAGAAATTGAAGAACGTAAAAATGCTGAAGAAGAAATTAGAACTTCTCTTCTTGAAAAAAAGGTACTTCTTGAAGAAATTCACAAAAGGGTGGAAAATAACCTGGAGACGATTTCCAATTTAATGGGACTGGAATGCTCCAATGCCGTAGATAAAGAACCTGTTGAAATTTATCAGGAAAGTCAAAATAGAGTTAAAGCGATAGCATTAATTCATGAACAACTTTCTCGATCTGAAGATTTTGGAATAGTAGATTTTTCTAAATACGCTCAAGACATTGTAGATTACCTGTTCAATATTTATGCTGTTGATCCTGATCAAATAGAAGTTAGCATAAGTGCAAATGGTATTTTGCTGGATATAGATACTGCAGTTCCCTGTGGTCTTATTATTAATGAACTTGTGACCAATTCCATAAAACATGCTTTTCCAATGACATTAAACAGTTTAGGAGAAAATGAACCTTCTTTTAAGGATTTAATTGAAAAAAATGGAAAATATATGTATGATTATCCAGAAAAGGCCTGTAAAATAGATATAAACCTCTCTTTAAATCAAAATATTTATATCTTAGAAGTAAAAGATAATGGTATAGGGTTACCTGGTGATTTTGACATTATTTATCCTAAAACAACTGGAATGCAGATGGTAAATGCACTTGTAAGACAGCTTGATGGTCTTATTGATCTGGAAAATGATCATGGAGCCGAATTTAAAATCTCTTTTAGAGAATTCAATATTTGA
- a CDS encoding STT3 domain-containing protein: protein MNVDQFLSKSKPLIIIILLFSVVFLLRADAVHLSNIPDDLKPFYQDQNGQPYYSEMDSYYNYRMTQDYLENGHLGDAIINGTQWDNLSYYPEGRSAEYPPLIAYITAFIYKFLNLFTTVPLTAVAYWTAPFIASLCVIPAYLFISRLTNDYGGIAAALLVATAPAYFTHSFAGFFDTDMFNVIMPILVAWFFIESIRADSLKNRSIFVILAAVSMFLFSMAWEGWWYMFYIVTGVGILYLLVSNYLFKMKTIRPFKDYPDKIAWFKDQNALFTLLVFIIASSILIMFNLGVSGFFTALISAFGFTGIQSAVQGTSYPNVMVSISELQIPTIHAVINNTGTGAFILGILCVPLLIWKFKPDLIKSEVNNKNKALKRKTKPRRRQKRNKSKVEEKVKEPAKKIIDPVVMEKRKIYLLYIVLFSVWILLTAYTVTKGSRFIQGFSIPMGLAAGLFIGLIVPNISKYVKNAKYCAVVMLVIIAVFSGPSLYGAYQISNNVVPGTDDSMYSSLEYIKNNTTPDTAITSWWDFGHLFAAVAERPITFDGASQNTPRAYWVGKALLTSNEDLSAGILRMLTTGGDQGILTLENYTKNTGKSVEILDKILPVNKQNAQTILINEYKFTPDQAQNVLKYTHPDNPNPHVFITSSDMLGKAPWWSYFGGWNFQNNTGQHYIYSPAQATTQNINGSTVITAQNGVVAEITDNNITAGLKYTQGTQTQVIAPHKLTVVLNNQVVKNEIVSKNSPISIFLMVENNSGLAIVMNRELEDSMFTRLFIFRGAGLSKFKIAYEQPGVTVWNVT, encoded by the coding sequence ATGAATGTAGATCAATTCCTATCCAAATCTAAACCTCTAATAATCATAATATTATTATTCTCGGTAGTATTTTTACTTAGGGCAGATGCAGTACATTTATCAAACATACCTGATGATTTAAAGCCCTTTTACCAGGATCAAAATGGACAGCCGTATTATAGCGAAATGGATTCCTATTATAACTACAGGATGACCCAGGATTACCTGGAAAACGGCCATTTAGGGGATGCAATAATTAACGGCACTCAATGGGACAATCTTTCCTATTATCCTGAGGGCAGATCAGCAGAATATCCTCCTTTAATCGCATATATAACAGCATTCATCTATAAATTCCTGAATTTATTTACTACGGTTCCTTTAACAGCAGTTGCTTACTGGACCGCACCATTTATAGCATCACTGTGTGTTATTCCAGCATATTTATTTATAAGCAGACTTACAAACGACTACGGAGGAATAGCAGCAGCGCTTTTGGTGGCAACAGCACCTGCTTATTTTACACACTCATTTGCAGGATTTTTTGATACAGATATGTTCAATGTAATCATGCCAATTCTGGTTGCATGGTTCTTTATTGAGAGCATACGTGCAGATAGCCTCAAAAACAGATCCATTTTTGTGATACTTGCAGCTGTTTCCATGTTCCTATTTTCAATGGCATGGGAAGGATGGTGGTACATGTTCTACATCGTTACTGGTGTAGGCATATTATATTTACTGGTATCAAACTACCTCTTTAAAATGAAAACAATCAGGCCATTTAAAGATTATCCTGATAAAATTGCATGGTTTAAGGATCAAAATGCGCTTTTTACACTATTAGTTTTCATCATTGCAAGCTCAATTCTGATCATGTTTAATTTAGGTGTTTCAGGATTCTTTACTGCACTGATCAGTGCATTTGGATTTACAGGTATTCAATCAGCGGTTCAGGGAACTTCCTATCCAAATGTAATGGTTTCTATTTCAGAGTTGCAGATACCTACAATTCATGCTGTTATTAATAATACAGGAACAGGAGCATTTATTCTTGGTATTTTATGTGTTCCTTTATTAATCTGGAAATTTAAACCTGATCTGATTAAAAGTGAAGTCAATAATAAAAATAAAGCTCTAAAACGGAAAACCAAACCAAGAAGGAGACAAAAAAGGAATAAATCTAAGGTTGAAGAAAAAGTCAAGGAACCAGCGAAAAAGATAATAGACCCTGTGGTAATGGAAAAGCGGAAGATTTATCTCCTCTACATAGTTTTGTTCAGTGTATGGATTTTATTGACTGCATACACTGTTACAAAGGGTTCAAGATTTATTCAAGGATTTTCAATTCCAATGGGATTAGCTGCAGGTCTTTTCATAGGTTTAATAGTTCCTAACATTTCAAAATATGTTAAAAATGCTAAATACTGTGCAGTGGTAATGTTAGTCATAATTGCAGTATTTTCAGGCCCATCGCTATATGGAGCATACCAGATTTCAAATAATGTGGTTCCAGGGACAGATGATTCCATGTACAGCTCTTTGGAGTATATCAAAAACAACACAACTCCAGATACGGCTATAACTTCCTGGTGGGATTTCGGGCACCTGTTTGCAGCAGTAGCTGAAAGGCCAATAACATTTGATGGGGCTTCTCAAAATACGCCGCGTGCATACTGGGTTGGAAAGGCACTTTTAACCAGTAATGAGGATCTTTCTGCAGGAATACTTAGAATGCTAACGACAGGTGGGGACCAGGGAATTCTTACTCTTGAAAACTATACAAAAAATACTGGAAAGAGCGTGGAAATTCTGGATAAGATTTTACCAGTTAACAAGCAGAATGCACAGACAATATTAATCAATGAGTACAAATTCACTCCTGATCAGGCTCAAAACGTTCTTAAATACACACATCCAGATAATCCTAATCCTCATGTATTTATCACAAGCAGCGATATGCTGGGTAAAGCACCGTGGTGGTCCTACTTTGGTGGTTGGAATTTCCAGAATAACACTGGACAGCATTATATTTACTCCCCAGCACAGGCAACAACACAAAACATTAACGGATCAACAGTAATCACAGCTCAAAATGGTGTGGTGGCTGAAATAACTGATAATAATATAACTGCAGGACTTAAATATACTCAGGGTACTCAAACACAGGTTATAGCACCACACAAGCTTACAGTAGTCTTAAATAATCAGGTAGTTAAAAATGAAATAGTTTCAAAGAATAGTCCCATCAGCATATTTTTGATGGTTGAAAATAACTCTGGTCTGGCAATTGTAATGAACAGAGAACTTGAAGATTCAATGTTCACTCGTTTGTTCATCTTTAGAGGCGCAGGACTAAGTAAATTTAAAATTGCCTATGAACAGCCAGGGGTAACTGTCTGGAACGTGACTTAG
- a CDS encoding GMP synthase subunit A: protein MKILVVNNHGQYTHRIQRTLHYLKIPSMIIPNSTALEKINEKEPAGIILSGGPSLERAGNCFKYVKELDLPILGICLGHQIIAQAYGGEVGAAGIESYAKIEINIKDEEDIFKGLGDSMKVWASHKDEVKKLPEGFKILADSPICAIEAIKHEKKPLYGIQFHPEVYHTEKGPKLLENFYNVCKEYLLK from the coding sequence ATGAAAATATTAGTTGTAAATAATCACGGGCAGTATACTCACAGAATTCAGAGAACTTTACATTATTTGAAGATTCCCTCCATGATAATTCCCAATTCAACAGCTCTTGAAAAAATAAATGAAAAAGAACCTGCAGGAATTATACTGAGTGGCGGTCCATCACTTGAAAGGGCAGGGAATTGCTTTAAATATGTAAAAGAGTTAGATTTACCTATTTTAGGGATATGTCTGGGCCATCAAATAATTGCACAGGCTTACGGAGGAGAAGTTGGTGCTGCAGGTATTGAAAGCTATGCAAAAATTGAAATAAACATAAAAGACGAGGAGGACATATTTAAGGGCCTGGGAGATTCCATGAAGGTCTGGGCATCTCACAAAGATGAGGTGAAAAAGTTACCAGAAGGTTTTAAAATACTTGCAGATTCACCAATATGTGCTATTGAAGCTATAAAACATGAAAAAAAGCCTTTATATGGTATTCAGTTCCATCCTGAAGTTTATCACACTGAAAAGGGTCCCAAGCTTTTAGAAAACTTTTATAATGTATGTAAAGAATATCTTCTTAAGTGA
- a CDS encoding DUF447 family protein: protein MERGLLYETIITTKNTNGTPNAAPIGVLCKNESQIVLYLFEGTHTLHNIKSNGRFIVNILKDPVIFTESTLGELSPDYFKMHENDFYIKNTDAFFTAAVTNVREVQKNDDMGKSKLNIITADVEEIIIKNKNVEPLNRAIYAVIESLVYLSRIKMVDDKTAANYLERINEMSKVVSRTGSLEHKKAMVQILNSLKEILNSAP from the coding sequence ATGGAAAGAGGATTACTTTATGAGACCATTATAACCACTAAAAATACTAATGGAACTCCTAATGCTGCCCCAATAGGCGTATTATGTAAGAATGAATCTCAAATTGTGCTCTATCTTTTTGAAGGAACCCATACACTTCATAATATTAAATCCAATGGACGTTTCATTGTTAATATTTTAAAGGATCCGGTGATTTTTACAGAAAGCACACTGGGAGAACTCTCACCTGATTATTTTAAAATGCATGAAAATGATTTCTATATAAAAAATACTGATGCATTCTTCACTGCAGCAGTAACCAATGTTAGAGAAGTCCAAAAAAATGATGATATGGGTAAATCTAAGCTGAATATAATAACTGCAGATGTAGAAGAAATTATTATTAAAAATAAAAATGTAGAACCTTTAAATAGAGCAATTTATGCAGTAATAGAATCTCTGGTATATTTAAGCAGAATAAAAATGGTTGATGATAAAACAGCTGCTAATTATTTAGAGCGAATTAACGAAATGTCAAAAGTAGTAAGCCGTACTGGGAGTTTAGAGCATAAAAAAGCAATGGTTCAAATATTGAATTCTCTAAAAGAGATTTTAAATTCGGCTCCATGA
- a CDS encoding GtrA family protein — MADTKKNTIDKLIKNQTDRTHIQFFRYIFVGGVAFIVDFSSLFIFTDIFGVFYLISAAIAFILGLIANYALSISWVFNKRTLDNKLSEFTIFAFIGVIGIFLNVLIIYVFTEYAGLFYLLSKIIAAALILFWNFSARKITLFR, encoded by the coding sequence ATGGCGGATACAAAAAAAAATACCATAGACAAATTAATCAAAAATCAGACTGATAGGACCCATATTCAATTTTTCCGTTATATTTTCGTTGGTGGAGTAGCTTTCATTGTAGACTTTTCTTCTTTATTTATATTTACTGATATTTTCGGCGTTTTTTACCTTATTTCTGCTGCAATAGCGTTTATTTTGGGATTAATTGCTAATTATGCTTTAAGTATAAGCTGGGTTTTTAATAAACGTACTTTAGACAACAAATTGTCAGAATTTACAATTTTCGCTTTCATTGGAGTAATAGGGATTTTTTTAAATGTGCTCATTATCTATGTATTTACAGAGTATGCTGGGCTTTTTTACCTTCTCTCTAAAATCATTGCAGCAGCTTTAATCTTATTCTGGAATTTCTCTGCAAGAAAAATTACTTTATTTAGATAG
- a CDS encoding NAD(P)/FAD-dependent oxidoreductase, which translates to MKKVQISGAGPAGLSSGINLAKAGYEVDVFEKSSEVGSRFHGDFQGLENWSDKEDVLELFKEMNIGINFKYNPFKELKIVNKSKIWDFKCKRPAFYLVRRGSKEKTLDKALKSQAMDLGVNIHFKETIPESEADIVATGPVKSEICAAAKGITFETSSPNLAVGLVNNSAAINGYSYLLIADGQGCMTTVLFHDFKNANSYFKVEEMRSISEPQNFRKNFEETKKIFNDKFNLDLKEVRNMGGIGSFSTQNIFRKGKSLYVGEAAGLQDFLWGFGIKSAVTSGYLAAKSIINSENYEKSAENYFKGKIRASLVNRYLWERFSFMDYSFIVNRIHGADDSLKFLNYFYNTNFIHKMIYPFARGYLQRKYKYLRL; encoded by the coding sequence ATGAAAAAAGTACAGATTTCAGGTGCAGGTCCTGCTGGACTGTCTTCAGGTATAAATCTTGCTAAAGCAGGTTATGAAGTAGACGTCTTTGAAAAAAGCAGTGAAGTGGGCTCAAGATTCCATGGAGATTTTCAGGGACTTGAAAACTGGTCTGATAAGGAAGACGTACTTGAATTATTTAAAGAAATGAATATTGGCATTAATTTTAAATATAATCCATTTAAAGAACTTAAAATTGTAAATAAATCTAAAATTTGGGATTTTAAATGCAAGAGACCCGCATTTTATCTTGTAAGAAGAGGATCAAAAGAAAAAACTTTAGATAAAGCATTAAAAAGTCAAGCTATGGATTTAGGAGTAAATATTCATTTTAAAGAAACAATTCCTGAAAGTGAAGCAGATATAGTTGCAACTGGTCCAGTAAAAAGTGAAATATGTGCTGCTGCAAAAGGTATTACTTTTGAAACTTCATCCCCAAACCTTGCTGTGGGTCTTGTTAACAACAGCGCTGCAATAAATGGTTATTCATATCTTTTAATTGCTGATGGGCAGGGATGTATGACTACTGTTTTGTTCCATGATTTTAAAAATGCAAATTCCTATTTTAAGGTTGAAGAAATGCGCAGCATTTCTGAACCACAAAATTTTAGAAAAAATTTTGAGGAAACAAAAAAGATTTTCAATGATAAATTTAATCTGGATTTAAAAGAAGTTAGAAATATGGGAGGTATAGGTTCTTTCTCTACCCAAAACATTTTTAGAAAAGGTAAAAGCTTATATGTGGGTGAAGCTGCAGGGCTACAGGACTTTTTGTGGGGATTTGGCATTAAAAGTGCTGTGACGTCAGGATATCTGGCTGCAAAAAGCATAATTAATAGTGAAAATTATGAAAAATCTGCAGAAAATTATTTTAAGGGAAAAATAAGGGCCAGTTTAGTAAACCGCTATTTATGGGAAAGATTCAGCTTTATGGATTACTCATTCATAGTAAACAGGATTCATGGGGCCGATGATTCTTTGAAATTCCTTAATTACTTTTACAATACTAATTTTATTCATAAGATGATTTATCCATTTGCTAGAGGATATTTGCAGAGAAAGTATAAATATTTAAGGTTATAA
- a CDS encoding NAD(P)/FAD-dependent oxidoreductase codes for MSQKTAIIIGAGPAGLTAAYELLDKTDIKPIIYEMSDEIGGISKTVKYKGNRIDIGGHRFFSKNDKVMEWWQNIMPLQGAPAKDDTALGREIPLKTECLKREIGQKETEKINAPDPEKDDQVMLNRGRLSRIFFLRKFFDYPISLNFNTFSNLGLWRTIKIGASYAKISLFPIKDEKSLEDFFINRFGRELYLTFFKDYTEKVWGIDCNKINPEFGSQRVKGLSIKKVISHAIKSKFSRDSSLEQKKVETSLIEQFMYPKFGPGQLWEEVANIISSNGGKIFFKQEAVGIEHDEENVTKIKIKDHSTGEIKPVEGDYFFSTMPVKDLINSMDNVPADIQKIADGLMYRDFITVGLLLNELKIKNETRQKTVNDIVPDNWIYIQERDVKLGRLQIFNNWSPYLVNDDSKVWIGLEYFCNEGDELWNTPDDDFASFAIDELAKIDIINREDVLDNVVIRVQKTYPAYFGTYENFDAIREFTDKFENLFLIGRNGMHRYNNMDHSMLTAMTAVGNIINNVNSKENIWSINAEEEYHEEK; via the coding sequence ATGAGCCAGAAAACAGCAATTATTATTGGAGCAGGACCTGCAGGATTGACCGCAGCCTACGAATTACTTGATAAAACTGATATTAAACCAATAATTTATGAAATGAGTGATGAAATAGGCGGAATTTCTAAAACTGTTAAATATAAAGGTAACAGAATTGATATAGGTGGTCACAGGTTCTTTTCAAAAAATGATAAAGTTATGGAATGGTGGCAAAACATCATGCCTCTTCAGGGCGCACCTGCAAAGGATGACACAGCACTTGGAAGAGAAATACCACTTAAAACAGAATGTCTTAAAAGAGAAATAGGCCAGAAAGAGACTGAAAAAATTAATGCTCCTGACCCTGAAAAAGATGACCAGGTAATGCTTAATCGTGGGCGTCTTTCACGCATATTTTTCCTTAGAAAGTTTTTTGATTATCCTATTTCCCTTAATTTCAATACTTTTTCTAATTTAGGCCTATGGCGAACCATTAAAATTGGTGCAAGTTATGCTAAGATTTCACTGTTTCCTATTAAAGATGAAAAATCTCTGGAAGACTTTTTTATAAATAGATTTGGACGTGAACTCTATTTAACCTTCTTTAAAGATTACACTGAAAAAGTGTGGGGAATAGACTGCAATAAAATTAACCCGGAATTTGGTTCTCAAAGAGTGAAAGGATTATCCATAAAAAAAGTTATTTCCCATGCAATTAAAAGCAAATTTTCAAGGGATTCATCACTGGAGCAGAAAAAAGTGGAAACAAGTCTCATTGAACAATTTATGTACCCTAAATTTGGTCCAGGGCAATTATGGGAAGAAGTTGCAAATATAATCAGCTCAAATGGGGGAAAAATATTTTTTAAGCAGGAAGCTGTGGGAATTGAGCATGATGAAGAAAATGTAACAAAGATTAAAATAAAGGATCATTCCACAGGTGAGATTAAACCTGTAGAAGGGGATTATTTCTTCTCAACAATGCCTGTAAAAGACTTGATTAATTCCATGGATAACGTTCCAGCGGACATTCAAAAAATTGCAGATGGATTAATGTATCGCGACTTTATTACAGTTGGACTGCTTTTAAACGAACTTAAAATAAAAAATGAAACCAGGCAAAAGACTGTTAATGATATAGTCCCTGATAACTGGATTTACATACAGGAAAGAGATGTTAAACTCGGCAGACTACAAATATTCAATAATTGGAGTCCTTATCTTGTAAATGACGATAGTAAAGTGTGGATTGGACTTGAATATTTCTGTAATGAAGGAGATGAATTATGGAACACTCCTGATGATGATTTTGCCAGTTTTGCAATTGATGAACTTGCAAAAATCGATATTATAAATAGAGAAGATGTTCTGGACAACGTTGTTATAAGGGTTCAAAAGACATATCCTGCCTATTTTGGGACGTACGAAAACTTTGACGCAATTAGAGAATTTACAGATAAATTTGAAAACCTATTTTTAATTGGCAGAAATGGAATGCATCGATATAACAATATGGACCATTCAATGCTTACTGCAATGACTGCAGTTGGAAATATTATTAATAACGTGAATTCTAAGGAAAATATCTGGTCCATTAATGCTGAAGAAGAATATCACGAGGAAAAATAA
- the ade gene encoding adenine deaminase — protein MVKGNIVNVFTGEIYPAEVIIKSNLVECVKPVKGKFKEYILPGFIDAHIHIESSMLTPSRFAEAVVPHGTTSVVSDPHEIANVMGIEGINYMINDAEGVPLRFFFTAPSCVPATPFETSGAVINVQEINKLLERDEMVALGEMMNFPGVLKGDPEVIAKIEAAKKHKKPVDGHAPLLSGGDLCKYIAAGISTDHECTVPEEASEKRKLGMKIMLRQGSSSKNLRDLIGAGGDFIVSDDKHPEDLLKGHVNLMLKEAVESGLDPVEAIKMVTLNPASHYNLNNGLIAPGKDADMVIVDNLENFNVKEVIIGGKSVARNGKALFSARPLTLKSKFKIDYKKPEDFEIKSPNKEEKVRVIDVIDGQLLTEESEATLKVTGGNIQPDIKEDVLKITVLERYGHNRITNAFIRGFGLKEGAIVSSVAHDSHNIIAVGANSNDMANTVNKVIENKGGLAVSSKGNEHSLKLPIGGLMSTENAEEVALKLKALHSILVDQGCKLASPFMSMSFLALLVIPKLKISDMGLFDVEKFEFVDIIKKFK, from the coding sequence ATGGTCAAAGGCAATATAGTCAATGTATTTACTGGAGAGATCTATCCAGCAGAAGTGATAATAAAGAGTAATCTGGTAGAATGCGTGAAGCCAGTTAAGGGTAAATTCAAAGAGTATATTTTACCTGGATTTATCGATGCTCACATACACATAGAAAGTTCAATGCTCACGCCTTCAAGGTTTGCTGAAGCTGTGGTGCCCCATGGAACAACTTCTGTTGTATCAGACCCTCATGAAATAGCAAATGTCATGGGTATTGAAGGGATAAATTACATGATTAATGATGCAGAGGGTGTTCCTCTGCGTTTCTTTTTTACAGCCCCTTCCTGTGTCCCTGCAACTCCATTTGAAACTTCTGGAGCAGTTATAAATGTTCAAGAAATTAATAAACTCCTTGAAAGAGATGAAATGGTTGCACTTGGAGAAATGATGAATTTTCCAGGGGTTTTAAAGGGTGATCCAGAAGTTATAGCCAAAATTGAAGCTGCTAAAAAGCATAAAAAACCTGTAGATGGACATGCACCACTTTTAAGTGGAGGAGACCTCTGTAAATATATTGCAGCAGGAATTTCAACGGACCATGAATGCACAGTTCCAGAAGAGGCTTCAGAAAAAAGAAAACTTGGAATGAAGATAATGCTTAGACAGGGCTCATCTTCGAAGAACTTAAGGGATTTAATAGGTGCAGGTGGAGATTTCATTGTATCTGACGATAAACATCCTGAAGACCTCCTGAAAGGTCATGTTAACTTAATGCTTAAAGAAGCCGTAGAATCTGGTCTTGATCCGGTTGAAGCGATTAAAATGGTCACTTTAAATCCTGCATCCCACTATAACCTGAATAATGGCCTAATCGCGCCTGGAAAAGATGCTGACATGGTTATTGTGGATAATCTGGAAAATTTCAATGTAAAAGAAGTGATTATTGGTGGAAAATCAGTAGCAAGAAATGGAAAAGCTTTATTTTCTGCAAGACCACTTACACTTAAAAGCAAGTTTAAAATAGATTATAAAAAACCAGAAGATTTTGAAATTAAATCCCCTAATAAAGAAGAAAAAGTAAGAGTAATCGACGTAATAGATGGGCAATTACTAACCGAAGAATCTGAAGCAACACTAAAGGTTACTGGAGGTAATATACAACCAGATATAAAAGAGGATGTGCTTAAAATAACAGTTCTTGAAAGATATGGACATAATAGAATTACCAATGCATTTATTCGAGGATTTGGTCTTAAAGAAGGTGCAATAGTATCAAGTGTTGCTCATGACTCCCACAATATAATTGCAGTTGGGGCAAACAGCAATGATATGGCTAATACTGTTAACAAAGTCATTGAAAACAAAGGTGGTCTTGCTGTTTCATCAAAGGGTAATGAACATTCATTAAAGCTTCCAATAGGAGGCCTTATGAGTACAGAAAATGCTGAAGAAGTTGCTTTAAAACTTAAAGCGTTGCACAGCATCCTGGTTGATCAAGGGTGTAAACTTGCTTCCCCTTTCATGTCAATGTCTTTTCTGGCCCTTTTAGTGATTCCAAAGCTTAAAATAAGTGATATGGGCCTATTTGATGTTGAAAAGTTTGAATTTGTGGATATAATAAAAAAATTTAAGTAA